A portion of the Saimiri boliviensis isolate mSaiBol1 chromosome 1, mSaiBol1.pri, whole genome shotgun sequence genome contains these proteins:
- the ACP1 gene encoding low molecular weight phosphotyrosine protein phosphatase isoform X1, which produces MAEPVTKSVLFVCLGNICRSPIAEAVFRKLLADQNISENWRVDSAATSGYEIGNPPDYRGQNCMKRHGIPMSHVARQITKEDFATFDYILCMDESNLRDLNRKSNQVKTCKAKIELLGSYDPQKQLIIEDPYYGNDSDFEAVYQQCVRCCRAFLEKAH; this is translated from the exons gtaacatTTGTCGATCACCCATTGCAGAAGCAGTTTTCAGGAAACTTTTAGCTGATCAAAACATCTCAGAGAAT TGGAGGGTAGACAGCGCGGCGACTTCCGGGTATGAGATAGGGAACCCCCCTGACTACCGAGGGCAGAACTGCATGAAGAGGCACGGCATTCCCATGAGCCACGTTGCCCGGCAG ATTACCAAAGAAGATTTTGCCACATTTGATTATATACTATGTATGGATGAAAGCAATCTGAG AGATCTGAATAGAAAAAGTAATCAAGTTAAAACCTGCAAAGCTAAAATTGAACTACTTGGGAGCTATGATCCACAAAAACAACTTATTATTGAAGATCCTTATTAT GGGAATGACTCTGACTTTGAGGCGGTGTACCAGCAGTGTGTCAGGTGCTGCAGAGCGTTCTTGGAGAAGGCTCACTGA
- the ACP1 gene encoding low molecular weight phosphotyrosine protein phosphatase isoform X2: MAEPVTKSVLFVCLGNICRSPIAEAVFRKLLADQNISENWVIDSGAVSDWNVGRSPDPRAVSCLRNHGIHTAHKARQITKEDFATFDYILCMDESNLRDLNRKSNQVKTCKAKIELLGSYDPQKQLIIEDPYYGNDSDFEAVYQQCVRCCRAFLEKAH, from the exons gtaacatTTGTCGATCACCCATTGCAGAAGCAGTTTTCAGGAAACTTTTAGCTGATCAAAACATCTCAGAGAAT TGGGTCATTGACAGTGGTGCTGTTTCTGACTGGAACGTGGGCCGGTCCCCAGACCCAAGAGCTGTGAGCTGCCTAAGAAATCATGGCATTCACACAGCCCATAAAGCAAGACAG ATTACCAAAGAAGATTTTGCCACATTTGATTATATACTATGTATGGATGAAAGCAATCTGAG AGATCTGAATAGAAAAAGTAATCAAGTTAAAACCTGCAAAGCTAAAATTGAACTACTTGGGAGCTATGATCCACAAAAACAACTTATTATTGAAGATCCTTATTAT GGGAATGACTCTGACTTTGAGGCGGTGTACCAGCAGTGTGTCAGGTGCTGCAGAGCGTTCTTGGAGAAGGCTCACTGA
- the ALKAL2 gene encoding ALK and LTK ligand 2, with protein MRGPGRPLLLGLLLVLGAAGRGRGGADPQEPADGRALLQLVAEIVQELWRHHAAELKGLQLLGRDCALGCAEAAGLGPAPEQRVEIVARDLRMKDKFLKHLTGPLYFSPKCSKHFHRLYHNTRDCTIPAYYKRCARLLTRLAVSPVCMEDKVSLDTHWSTHQRWESRLGHEKFMGV; from the exons ATGCGCGGACCCGGGCGCCCGCTCCTCCTGGGGCTGCTGCTGGTCCTGGGGGCGGCGGGGCGCGGCCGGGGGGGCGCGGATCCCCAGGAGCCGGCGGACGGGCGCGCGCTGCTGCAGCTGGTGGCGGAGATCGTCCAGGAGCTGTGGAGGCACCACGCGGCGGAGCTCAAGGGCCTGCAGCTCCTCGGGCGGGACTGCGCCCTGGGCTGCGCGGAGGCGGCGGGGCTGGGGCCTGCGCCCGAGCAGCGAGTGG AAATTGTTGCTCGAGATCTGAGGATGAAGGACAAGTTTCTAAAACACCTTACAG GTCCTCTTTATTTTAGTCCAAAGTGCAGCAAACACTTCCATAGACTTTATCACAACACCAGAGACTGCACCATCCCTGCAT ACTATAAAAGATGTGCCAGGCTTCTTACCCGGCTGGCTGTCAGTCCAGTGTGCATGGAGGATAAGGTAAGCTTGGACACGCACTGGAGCACACACCAAAGATGGGAATCCCGCCTGGGACATGAAAAATTCATGGGAGTTTAG